In Xyrauchen texanus isolate HMW12.3.18 chromosome 45, RBS_HiC_50CHRs, whole genome shotgun sequence, a single window of DNA contains:
- the LOC127637444 gene encoding nucleoporin Nup37-like, producing the protein MPDDTVRCATYTVSCEDYVHVVEFSPFNCGSPASLLAYGGNHYVVVGACRFKEEDSEIEDVEFTSLQVFMHGVRVDAIAWSPETRLDKLPQVIRFCTAAADRKLRLWTSDLQNRCDVKVMEGHTSYINHVVFEPAEGKQIASVSDDHTCRVWDLDGNETTSFRLCSPGVSVCWHPEEIFKLMVAEKKGTIRFYDLVSQHAILSLDSGQVPLMSADWCLTNTIKVGAVASNDWVIWDITRSSYPLEKRPAHVDRARHFRWSRANENLFATTGYPGKISSQLLVHHLGHPQPVMIGSASVGAGISWHRTLPLCVIGGDQKLFFWMTEM; encoded by the exons ATGCCAGATGACACTGTCCGCTGTGCTACCTACACAGTGTCCTGTGAGGACTACGTTCATGTAGTGGAGTTCAGTCCTTTTAACTGTGGCTCACCTGCCTCGCTTCTTGCTTATGGAGGAAACCATTATGTGGTCGTAGGCGCTTGTCGTTTTAAG GAGGAAGACTCAGAGATCGAGGATGTAGAGTTCACCTCTCTGCAAGTGTTCATGCATGGAGTACGTGTGGATGCCATCGCATGGAGCCCTGAAACCCGTCTTGACAAGCTCCCTCAGGTCATCAG GTTTTGCACCGCAGCAGCTGACAGAAAACTCAGGCTGTGGACATCAGACCTCCAGAACAGATGTGATGTAaag GTGATGGAAGGCCACACCAGCTACATTAATCATGTTGTGTTTGAGCCTGCAGAAGGAAAGCAAATAGCTTCTGTCAGTGATGACCACACTTGCAG GGTGTGGGACCTTGATGGTAATGAAACCACTTCGTTTAGATTGTGTTCCCCTGGCGTAAGCGTCTGTTGGCACCCTGAGGAGATATTTAAG TTGATGGTGGCAGAGAAGAAAGGCACTATACGGTTCTATGACCTTGTTTCACAACACGCCATTCTGTCTCTGGACAGTGGCCAGGTGCCACTCATGTCAGCTGACTGGTGTCTTACAAACACTATTAAGGTTGGGGCAGTTGCATCCAATGATTGGGTGATCTGGGACATTACCCGCTCCAG TTATCCGCTTGAGAAGAGACCAGCTCATGTGGACAGGGCAAGACATTTCAG ATGGTCAAGGGCAAATGAGAATCTTTTTGCTACCACAGGCTATCCAGGGAAAATCAGCAGTCAATTATTGGTGCATCATCTGGGCCATCCACAG CCTGTTATGATTGGTTCAGCTTCTGTGGGAGCAGGGATAAGCTGGCACAGGACCCTACCACTTTGTGTGATTGGTGGGGACCAAAAGCTGTTCTTCTGGATGACAGAGATGTAA